One stretch of Bacteroidota bacterium DNA includes these proteins:
- the aroQ gene encoding type II 3-dehydroquinate dehydratase — protein MNILIINGPNLNLLGTREPNIYGSQTLADIEHELIGRYPEAHLTFFQSNHEGAIIDALQSTVGKDFHGIVINGGAFTHYSYAIRDAISMLTIPTVEVHISNIHLREEFRRHSVTAPVCVAQLSGFGSNGYSLAVEMLLYHKSSHTKSA, from the coding sequence ATGAATATCCTTATTATCAACGGCCCCAATTTAAACCTTCTCGGCACACGCGAACCGAATATCTACGGTTCGCAAACGCTGGCGGATATTGAACACGAACTCATTGGAAGATATCCCGAAGCACACTTGACATTCTTTCAATCCAATCATGAAGGTGCAATCATCGATGCGCTTCAATCGACGGTTGGGAAAGATTTTCATGGTATCGTCATTAACGGCGGAGCATTTACACACTATTCGTATGCCATACGGGACGCAATTTCAATGTTGACGATTCCAACCGTTGAAGTTCATATTTCCAATATTCATTTGCGTGAAGAATTCCGCCGACATTCGGTTACTGCTCCGGTATGTGTGGCGCAATTGTCCGGCTTCGGATCGAACGGATATTCGCTTGCCGTTGAAATGCTTCTGTATCATAAAAGTTCCCACACAAAAAGTGCATAA
- the waaF gene encoding lipopolysaccharide heptosyltransferase II, producing the protein MSRPLPHKTLVLRLSSIGDIILSSPLLRILRKAVGNNSRVDFVVRKEYAELVQFNHHLSIVHEYDVQTGYKGLQELAKQLRAEQYDLVIDIHDSIRTKLLRTACNARDVVVMDKRKLERWLLVNLKRNAYTDALTVAERYIETVEKYGIKNDNKGLEIFIPDSILFETSGKLAKLRLDQFEKVIGICPGSKHFTKRWQKEKFADVAVRAANEFKAKILLFGGTDEKEDCEFVRGEVARRVSENAATNFAGEFSLLGSAAALEICDIIVTNDSGLMHLAAAKQKKIVAIFGSTVKEFGFVPYGTESIIIEKNNLDCRPCTHIGKKDCPKGHFKCMEEITVDEVFAAILQLI; encoded by the coding sequence ATGTCACGTCCATTACCACATAAAACATTAGTTCTCCGATTAAGTTCCATTGGGGATATCATTCTTTCTTCGCCTCTGCTTCGTATTCTCAGGAAAGCGGTAGGAAATAACTCTCGAGTGGATTTTGTCGTTCGAAAGGAATACGCCGAACTGGTGCAATTCAACCACCATCTTTCCATTGTCCACGAATACGATGTTCAGACAGGATACAAAGGATTGCAGGAACTTGCAAAACAACTCCGTGCAGAGCAATATGATCTCGTCATTGATATTCACGACAGTATTCGGACAAAACTACTTCGCACAGCATGTAATGCACGAGATGTTGTAGTGATGGATAAACGGAAACTTGAACGATGGCTTCTGGTAAATTTGAAGCGGAATGCATACACAGATGCCTTGACAGTTGCAGAACGATATATTGAAACTGTTGAAAAATACGGAATCAAAAACGATAATAAAGGTTTGGAAATTTTTATCCCAGACTCCATATTATTTGAAACATCCGGAAAACTGGCAAAGCTCCGTTTAGATCAATTTGAAAAAGTGATTGGAATATGTCCGGGATCGAAGCATTTCACAAAACGATGGCAAAAAGAAAAATTTGCCGATGTTGCCGTTCGTGCCGCAAACGAGTTTAAGGCAAAGATTCTCTTATTTGGCGGAACGGATGAAAAAGAGGACTGCGAATTTGTTCGCGGAGAGGTGGCTCGTCGAGTATCAGAAAATGCTGCCACGAATTTTGCGGGAGAGTTTTCGCTGCTTGGTTCGGCTGCGGCACTTGAAATTTGCGATATTATTGTTACCAACGACAGCGGATTGATGCATCTGGCCGCAGCAAAACAAAAAAAGATCGTTGCGATCTTTGGTTCAACAGTAAAAGAATTTGGTTTTGTACCCTATGGAACTGAATCAATTATTATAGAGAAAAACAACCTTGATTGCCGTCCATGCACACATATTGGGAAAAAAGATTGTCCGAAAGGGCACTTTAAATGCATGGAAGAAATTACTGTTGATGAAGTCTTCGCCGCAATATTACAATTGATTTAA
- a CDS encoding T9SS type A sorting domain-containing protein, which produces MKIFPFFVLFTSIAFAQDTISYQWPVTPFNTSQSITGTFCEFRNTLSSNHFHNGTDIPKADGSAVYPVLDGQVTTISPSSVSGTSAYVRVTGTVNGVSKNMAYVHIEPNPALVLGQSVTKGVTILGNILTGQGHTHLIDGAFNAETNALRKTGGLEPYIDTWKPKVLSVKFYQDNSTVQFSTNKVFGLFDIVAQMVEVNANASPNSGSTSNNGIYHTGYKIYSANKSTVVYTPPSNGVRYKFDWKPNDANSNIVYTLTSSTSEHIYYLTNGTGNIGTSKLQSVGNNSFNSTLLPAGQYQAMVYAQDTHGNADTVFVPFEISSQDVIAPANPILKSVLNDSTNRLTVSWYANSEPDLKGYRLYSSLNGTTWNLQKDETVLNRTATKYSFTGISSSSQVYFRLTAVDSAAIINESGTSDMYGIRPNLPGQKILVIDAFDRTGGSYKKLSHQFAMTAGQSINAGYESAHNSAVVNGSVSLSNYSAVVWLFGDESSTDETFGSNEQAKATAYLKAGGKMFVSGSEVAYDLDRSSGPTQLDRDFLNNYLKTDYAGDASSSYVINGTASGFLNGVTFAYGDTTQGSPYVEDYPDYVNAFGGSTVNAQYANALGAVTVFSGMFSGGSSPGAVVLLSIPFETIHTKTNRDIVMTKVLNYLGITTSVTEQYSDAIPLQFDIQQNYPNPFNPSTTFQFSIPKSGEVSLKIYDVLGKEITTLVNSVFSPGTYTVQWNASLYSSGVYFYRLQSGIFSETKKLVLTK; this is translated from the coding sequence ATGAAGATATTTCCTTTTTTCGTTCTTTTTACCTCAATCGCGTTTGCTCAAGATACCATTTCGTATCAATGGCCGGTAACTCCGTTCAACACGTCCCAAAGCATCACTGGAACATTTTGTGAATTTCGGAACACACTCTCCAGCAATCACTTCCATAACGGGACTGATATTCCTAAAGCTGACGGATCTGCTGTCTATCCGGTTCTGGACGGCCAAGTAACAACAATCTCTCCATCAAGTGTTTCCGGAACAAGTGCATATGTACGAGTCACAGGAACAGTGAATGGCGTTAGTAAGAATATGGCATATGTCCATATCGAACCTAATCCTGCTTTAGTCCTTGGACAATCTGTTACAAAAGGAGTAACAATTCTTGGAAACATTTTGACGGGTCAAGGGCATACACATCTGATCGATGGTGCTTTCAATGCTGAAACGAACGCCTTGAGAAAAACCGGTGGACTTGAACCATATATCGATACATGGAAACCGAAAGTGCTTTCGGTAAAATTTTATCAGGATAATTCTACTGTGCAATTTTCCACTAATAAAGTGTTTGGATTGTTTGATATCGTAGCGCAGATGGTTGAAGTGAATGCAAATGCATCTCCCAATTCAGGGTCAACGTCCAACAATGGAATCTACCACACGGGATACAAGATTTATTCGGCCAATAAATCAACAGTGGTGTATACTCCTCCATCAAATGGTGTTCGTTACAAGTTTGATTGGAAACCGAACGATGCCAATTCAAATATCGTCTATACACTCACATCATCAACTTCTGAACACATTTATTACTTAACGAATGGAACAGGAAATATTGGCACTTCAAAACTGCAAAGTGTCGGGAACAATTCATTTAATTCCACTTTGCTCCCGGCCGGACAATATCAAGCAATGGTCTACGCTCAGGATACGCACGGCAATGCGGATACAGTCTTTGTTCCGTTCGAGATATCGTCCCAGGATGTTATTGCTCCAGCAAATCCCATTTTAAAATCTGTCTTGAACGATTCAACAAACAGACTTACCGTGTCGTGGTATGCTAATAGTGAACCAGATCTTAAAGGGTATCGGTTGTATTCTTCTTTAAATGGAACAACATGGAATTTGCAGAAAGATGAAACGGTATTGAATCGTACTGCGACAAAATATTCATTCACCGGAATTTCATCCTCATCACAGGTTTACTTTCGATTAACTGCAGTTGATTCTGCGGCGATCATCAACGAAAGCGGAACGAGTGATATGTATGGTATTCGACCAAATCTGCCGGGACAAAAAATTCTTGTTATTGATGCGTTCGACAGAACCGGAGGGAGTTATAAAAAGCTTTCTCATCAGTTCGCCATGACGGCGGGACAATCCATCAATGCCGGATATGAATCTGCACATAATAGTGCAGTCGTCAACGGTTCAGTTTCCCTTTCCAATTACAGTGCTGTTGTTTGGCTATTTGGCGATGAAAGCTCTACCGATGAAACTTTTGGATCTAACGAACAGGCGAAAGCAACCGCATATCTTAAAGCAGGTGGGAAAATGTTTGTAAGTGGATCAGAAGTGGCATATGACCTTGATCGCTCATCAGGTCCAACGCAGTTAGATCGTGATTTTTTGAATAATTATTTAAAAACAGATTATGCCGGTGATGCATCTTCTAGTTATGTCATCAATGGTACTGCGTCGGGATTTTTGAATGGAGTTACTTTTGCCTATGGCGATACTACTCAAGGATCTCCCTATGTTGAAGATTATCCTGATTATGTTAATGCTTTCGGAGGAAGCACCGTTAACGCACAGTATGCAAATGCGTTAGGCGCAGTAACTGTATTTAGCGGAATGTTTTCGGGGGGAAGTTCGCCTGGCGCAGTTGTTTTGCTCTCCATTCCATTTGAAACGATCCATACAAAAACAAACCGCGATATTGTTATGACGAAAGTGCTAAACTACCTCGGTATCACAACATCGGTTACTGAACAATACAGCGATGCAATTCCTTTACAGTTCGACATTCAGCAAAATTACCCTAATCCGTTTAATCCCTCAACGACATTTCAATTTTCGATTCCCAAATCCGGAGAAGTGTCTTTGAAAATTTACGATGTATTAGGAAAAGAAATTACAACACTTGTTAACAGCGTGTTTTCACCTGGAACATATACTGTTCAGTGGAATGCTTCACTGTACTCTTCCGGTGTGTATTTCTATCGTCTGCAGTCAGGAATTTTTTCCGAAACAAAAAAACTTGTGTTAACTAAATAG
- the acpS gene encoding holo-ACP synthase — translation MIRGIGVDIIEISRIEQSIAQYQDAFLNKLFTENEIHYCTSKQFPSQHFAARFAAKEAFSKAVSTGWSGEFEWKNIEVKNDKTGKPDFVLYGKTADALQGYSVFLSMSHSDATVVAFVVIEKNN, via the coding sequence ATGATCAGAGGCATTGGGGTCGATATCATCGAAATATCCCGCATTGAACAATCCATTGCTCAATATCAGGATGCATTCCTCAACAAACTCTTTACAGAAAACGAAATTCATTATTGTACATCCAAACAATTTCCTTCGCAACATTTTGCGGCTCGCTTTGCTGCGAAAGAAGCATTCAGCAAAGCGGTTTCCACTGGATGGAGCGGTGAATTTGAATGGAAAAATATTGAGGTGAAGAACGATAAGACCGGAAAACCGGATTTTGTTTTGTATGGAAAAACTGCCGATGCGCTTCAGGGATATTCCGTTTTCTTATCCATGTCGCACTCCGATGCAACGGTTGTTGCATTTGTTGTTATCGAAAAAAATAATTGA
- a CDS encoding HAD-IA family hydrolase gives MIKAVVFDLDNTLVDFMAMKRQAIGAAINAMIDAGLKLTRDEIQQRIDTIYLEKGMEFQNVFDQLLYDEFQKVNYKILSAGVIAYRQAREAALFPYPHVYTTLINLLKMGLKLGVVSDAPPKEAWLRLTYLNLHHTFDHIVTFEDTGKRKPDPAPFEKILSLLQVAPNESLMIGDWAERDMVGASKVGMKTVFARYGDTFGTIETNADYEVNDIAELVEIINNENTRR, from the coding sequence ATGATTAAAGCTGTCGTTTTTGATCTTGATAATACGCTTGTTGATTTTATGGCAATGAAGCGCCAGGCAATCGGGGCGGCGATCAATGCGATGATTGATGCAGGATTGAAATTAACGCGTGATGAGATTCAGCAGCGTATTGATACGATCTATCTGGAAAAGGGGATGGAGTTTCAGAATGTATTCGATCAACTGTTGTACGATGAATTTCAAAAAGTAAATTACAAGATACTTTCTGCTGGAGTAATTGCGTATCGACAAGCACGTGAAGCGGCGTTGTTTCCCTATCCGCATGTCTATACTACACTGATTAATCTTTTGAAAATGGGATTAAAACTCGGTGTTGTGTCGGATGCTCCGCCAAAAGAAGCATGGCTGCGGTTAACCTATTTAAATCTTCATCATACCTTCGATCATATCGTTACGTTCGAAGATACCGGTAAACGGAAACCGGACCCTGCACCGTTTGAAAAAATTCTCTCTCTTCTTCAAGTTGCTCCGAATGAATCATTGATGATCGGCGATTGGGCCGAGCGAGATATGGTGGGGGCCAGCAAGGTCGGAATGAAAACCGTTTTTGCCCGCTATGGTGATACGTTCGGTACTATAGAAACAAATGCCGATTATGAAGTGAACGACATTGCCGAATTGGTCGAAATCATCAACAATGAAAATACACGCCGATGA
- a CDS encoding magnesium chelatase codes for MIRPSTVAELKNSGYHVLTVKDEIRNNLIKKLRKNEQLFPGIVGYETTVVPAIVNAILAKHDIILLGLRGQAKTRLIRQLPSLLDEYIPTIKGSEINDNPFSPVSKFGADQIAKFGDETEIEWIHRDRRFSEKLATPDVTIADLIGDIDPIKAATQRLHYSHKGAIHFGLIPRSNRGIFAINELPDLQPRIQVGLFNILEEKDVQIRGFNIRIPLDVFLVFTANPEDYTNRGSIITPLKDRIDSQILTHYPRTLEDAIEITDQEAWVERDGLHLHMPYYFKEIIENIAFEARKSEFVDQKSGVSARLTIAAMENLVSNAERRSIVLDEKHIVPRMCDLPHALPGITGKVELVFEGEQEGSIKVGKALIGKATREVFKKYFPDPLQKQKRAPQGQEQKDTSEYAKIVSWFEGGNSIEVADDMPFEAYYAELNRIPTLCDITKKYFKLDPSNHFDLASAMEFVLDGLHQNSKIAKDEIDHVTHYKDMVGSIFSGKGKFEDYD; via the coding sequence ATGATTAGACCATCAACGGTAGCAGAACTGAAAAACAGTGGATATCATGTTCTCACCGTTAAAGATGAAATCCGAAACAATCTCATCAAAAAACTCCGAAAGAATGAACAACTTTTTCCTGGCATTGTTGGATACGAAACGACTGTCGTTCCAGCAATTGTGAATGCCATCCTTGCCAAACACGACATTATTCTCCTTGGGCTCCGTGGACAAGCAAAAACCAGACTGATCCGTCAGCTCCCATCACTGCTGGATGAATATATTCCGACTATTAAAGGAAGTGAGATCAACGACAATCCTTTTTCGCCTGTCAGTAAATTCGGTGCGGATCAGATTGCAAAGTTTGGCGATGAGACAGAGATAGAATGGATTCATCGTGATCGGCGTTTCAGTGAAAAGCTTGCAACGCCTGATGTGACCATTGCCGATCTGATCGGCGATATCGACCCGATTAAAGCGGCAACACAGCGGTTGCATTATTCACACAAAGGTGCCATTCATTTCGGGTTGATACCACGAAGTAATCGAGGAATTTTCGCCATCAATGAACTTCCCGATCTTCAGCCGCGCATTCAAGTCGGTCTCTTTAACATTCTGGAAGAAAAAGATGTTCAGATCCGCGGATTCAATATTCGAATCCCTCTCGATGTCTTTCTCGTTTTCACGGCGAATCCGGAAGATTATACGAATAGAGGAAGTATCATCACGCCATTGAAAGACAGAATCGATTCACAAATTTTGACGCACTATCCTCGGACATTGGAAGATGCGATTGAAATTACAGACCAAGAAGCATGGGTTGAACGGGACGGATTACATTTGCATATGCCCTACTATTTTAAAGAGATCATAGAAAATATCGCTTTCGAAGCACGGAAGAGCGAGTTTGTCGATCAAAAGTCTGGTGTTAGTGCGCGGTTGACCATTGCCGCTATGGAGAATCTTGTGAGTAATGCTGAACGAAGATCAATCGTCTTGGATGAAAAGCATATTGTCCCGCGAATGTGCGATCTTCCGCATGCATTACCGGGAATCACCGGAAAAGTTGAACTTGTTTTTGAAGGAGAACAAGAAGGATCAATAAAAGTAGGAAAAGCATTAATCGGGAAAGCGACACGCGAAGTGTTTAAAAAATATTTTCCTGATCCGCTGCAAAAGCAGAAGCGGGCTCCCCAAGGACAAGAACAAAAAGATACAAGCGAATATGCAAAGATTGTCTCCTGGTTCGAAGGAGGAAACTCAATTGAAGTTGCTGATGATATGCCATTTGAAGCATACTATGCAGAATTGAACCGCATTCCGACACTCTGCGATATTACAAAAAAATATTTCAAATTGGATCCAAGCAATCATTTCGATCTCGCTTCAGCGATGGAATTTGTTCTTGATGGATTACATCAAAATTCAAAGATCGCAAAAGACGAAATCGATCATGTCACACATTATAAAGATATGGTTGGAAGTATTTTTTCCGGCAAAGGGAAGTTTGAGGATTACGACTAG
- a CDS encoding ribosomal protein L7/L12 translates to MELPAQAIASLEKGNKIEAIKIVRNAHHLDLKDSKDLVEHYLRDNPSLEQRYSAIQSENNRNAFMKFLFILVVGSAIVYFVLQKM, encoded by the coding sequence ATGGAACTTCCTGCCCAAGCAATCGCCTCTCTTGAAAAAGGAAACAAGATTGAAGCGATCAAGATAGTCCGTAATGCACACCACTTGGATCTCAAAGACTCCAAAGACCTTGTTGAACACTATCTTCGCGACAATCCTTCTCTCGAGCAACGGTATTCGGCCATACAATCCGAGAACAATCGAAATGCATTCATGAAATTTCTTTTTATCCTCGTAGTCGGATCTGCAATCGTATATTTCGTCTTACAAAAAATGTAA
- a CDS encoding Glu/Leu/Phe/Val dehydrogenase dimerization domain-containing protein, with amino-acid sequence MAKKSSKKTTKKSKPRPVKKTTSRLHRKAKPVKKIYSTASPSVQPVVLPKAGHNPYEVVLHNFELAAKKINLNEELATLIRTPDRELRVELPVMMDDGKLHSIIGYRVQHNNARGPYKGGIRYHQEVDLDEVRALASLMTWKTSVVDIPFGGAKGGVTIDPLKLSQGELERLTRSFTSKIDLIIGPSEDIPAPDVNTNAQTMAWMMDEYSKSHGYSPAVVTGKPIELGGSLGRDEATGRGVCIALRESAKTLHLDLKKITVAIQGFGNVGSHTARILEQEMGVKVVAISDVKGGIYNPRGIRYAEAVTQLKNTGTIVGLKGGVKLSNEELLELKCDVLIPAALGNQLRADNANKVQAKVIIEAANGPTTYEADEIFAAKRIPVIPDIYANAGGVTVSYFEWVQNVQRFRWEYPRVVNELEKIMTSSYASVLSTSEKFKVSFRIGAFILAVERVAKAAKLRGI; translated from the coding sequence ATGGCAAAAAAGTCATCCAAAAAAACTACTAAAAAATCCAAACCGCGCCCAGTAAAGAAAACAACATCCCGATTGCATCGGAAAGCAAAACCTGTAAAAAAAATCTACTCAACGGCATCACCATCCGTACAGCCAGTAGTGTTACCCAAAGCAGGTCACAATCCGTATGAAGTAGTTCTTCATAATTTTGAACTCGCTGCAAAGAAGATAAATCTCAACGAAGAACTGGCGACGCTCATTCGTACTCCGGACAGGGAATTACGCGTTGAACTCCCGGTGATGATGGATGACGGCAAACTCCATTCTATTATCGGCTATCGCGTGCAACATAATAATGCCCGTGGACCATACAAAGGCGGCATTCGATATCATCAAGAAGTTGATTTGGATGAAGTGCGCGCCCTTGCCTCATTGATGACCTGGAAAACATCTGTCGTCGATATTCCTTTTGGCGGCGCTAAAGGAGGAGTGACGATCGATCCCCTGAAATTGTCCCAAGGAGAGCTTGAACGACTCACGAGATCCTTCACATCGAAGATTGATCTTATCATCGGCCCTTCCGAAGATATTCCTGCACCGGATGTGAATACGAATGCGCAAACAATGGCGTGGATGATGGATGAATACAGTAAATCCCACGGATATTCTCCCGCCGTTGTCACCGGAAAACCAATCGAACTGGGCGGCTCGCTTGGACGCGATGAAGCAACCGGACGAGGTGTTTGTATTGCATTGCGGGAATCTGCAAAGACGCTTCACCTTGATCTGAAAAAAATTACTGTCGCTATTCAAGGATTTGGAAATGTCGGTTCACACACAGCAAGAATTCTTGAACAGGAAATGGGTGTAAAAGTGGTTGCCATAAGTGATGTGAAAGGCGGAATTTATAATCCGAGAGGAATTCGATATGCCGAAGCAGTCACTCAATTGAAGAACACCGGTACCATTGTTGGATTAAAAGGGGGAGTAAAACTTTCTAATGAAGAATTGCTGGAGCTAAAATGCGATGTGCTTATTCCCGCTGCACTTGGAAATCAACTGCGCGCAGATAATGCCAACAAAGTGCAGGCAAAGGTAATTATCGAAGCAGCAAATGGACCAACGACGTATGAAGCGGACGAAATTTTCGCTGCAAAAAGAATCCCCGTCATTCCCGATATTTATGCAAATGCGGGGGGAGTAACGGTCAGTTATTTTGAATGGGTACAGAATGTGCAGAGATTCCGCTGGGAGTACCCGCGAGTAGTAAACGAACTGGAAAAAATCATGACCTCCAGTTATGCATCAGTTTTAAGCACCTCTGAAAAATTCAAAGTATCGTTTCGGATTGGTGCATTTATCCTTGCGGTGGAGAGAGTTGCAAAAGCGGCAAAACTACGGGGGATTTAA
- a CDS encoding DUF1343 domain-containing protein, with the protein MKKILFLLIFSIFVSSLSFAQVKTGIEVLSESNFRILQGKRVGLVTNPTGITSQFVSTVDVLAKAKNVQLVALFGPEHGVRGDVTAGGKIETFVDSATGLPVYSLYGKTRKPTKEMLKGIDVLVYDIQDIGSRSYTFINTLAYVMEAAAENNIEVVVLDRPNPLNGNRVEGNILDLKFKSFVGQYPIPYVYGMTCGEFAEMLNNEGWLEGGIRCKLIVVRMEHWKRWMHWENTKLPWVPTSPHIPNAETALYYSAIGILGELETINIGVGYTMPFQLVGQEWINGALLADVLNAKKLAGVQFRPMSYKPYYGKQMGKQLSGVQIHILDKSKINLTNIQIHVIETLIALYPDQSPFTLADANRITMFDKVVGTDDVRKRLIDGNSASSIIESWQNNVVVFMKVRKKYLLYE; encoded by the coding sequence ATGAAAAAAATTCTTTTCCTTTTAATCTTTTCAATTTTTGTTTCCTCTCTCTCGTTTGCGCAAGTCAAAACCGGAATTGAAGTTCTTTCGGAATCAAATTTTAGGATCTTGCAAGGGAAGCGCGTTGGTCTCGTAACCAATCCGACAGGTATAACTTCTCAATTTGTTTCCACCGTTGATGTGCTTGCAAAAGCAAAAAATGTTCAACTTGTCGCCTTGTTTGGACCAGAACATGGCGTACGTGGTGATGTCACAGCCGGTGGAAAGATAGAGACATTTGTTGATTCCGCAACGGGACTTCCGGTCTATTCATTGTATGGCAAAACACGGAAGCCAACAAAAGAAATGTTGAAGGGAATTGATGTTTTAGTATACGATATTCAAGATATCGGTTCCCGGTCATACACCTTTATCAATACGCTGGCGTATGTGATGGAGGCGGCTGCAGAAAATAATATTGAGGTTGTTGTATTGGATCGTCCAAATCCTTTAAACGGAAATAGAGTGGAAGGAAATATTCTTGATCTGAAATTCAAATCATTTGTCGGTCAATATCCGATTCCGTATGTCTATGGGATGACATGTGGCGAATTTGCTGAAATGCTGAACAACGAAGGATGGCTCGAAGGAGGAATACGTTGCAAGCTTATTGTTGTTCGTATGGAACATTGGAAACGCTGGATGCATTGGGAGAATACGAAACTTCCGTGGGTTCCTACCTCGCCGCACATTCCAAATGCTGAAACTGCATTGTATTATTCTGCCATCGGAATTCTGGGCGAATTGGAGACGATCAACATCGGTGTGGGATATACGATGCCGTTTCAATTAGTGGGACAGGAATGGATCAATGGTGCATTGCTTGCGGATGTATTAAACGCAAAAAAACTTGCAGGCGTTCAGTTTCGCCCAATGAGTTATAAACCATATTACGGGAAACAGATGGGAAAACAACTCTCCGGAGTTCAGATTCATATTCTTGATAAATCAAAAATTAATTTGACGAATATTCAAATTCATGTCATAGAAACGCTTATTGCTTTATATCCCGATCAAAGTCCATTTACACTTGCAGATGCGAACCGTATTACAATGTTCGATAAAGTTGTCGGGACGGATGATGTGAGGAAACGATTGATTGATGGAAATTCTGCGTCTTCTATTATTGAATCGTGGCAAAACAATGTTGTCGTATTTATGAAAGTCCGGAAGAAATATTTGTTGTATGAATAA
- a CDS encoding VWA domain-containing protein: MKFLYSKWNENSSTDEQRLEQLTKLFNYLVLQTSGDVEEALQWLRQLAEEYGMFDENMSMEELIQKLKEAGIIEEVNSNFELTTKGIQKIRQDALKEIFSSLKKNPMGNHETPNTGNGVERLSETKKWTFGDMPTNIDLTATITNALKRDGIDDFNLQEDDLEVYETESLASCATVLMIDISHSMILYGEDRITPAKQVALALAELIQTKFPKDFLACVTFGDDASLISLAEIPFLQVGPFHTNTRSGLQMARNLLRKCGNVNKQIFMITDGKPSAMFDDSGRLYKNSFGLDPKIVNKTLDEAVQCRREKITISTFMIAQDPYLINFVEELTKANKGRAYYSSLNNLGEFLFVDYIRNRRKKF, translated from the coding sequence ATGAAATTTTTATACAGTAAATGGAATGAAAATTCTTCCACCGACGAGCAGCGACTTGAACAGTTAACAAAACTGTTCAACTACCTCGTACTGCAGACAAGCGGTGATGTTGAAGAAGCTCTACAATGGCTCCGTCAACTTGCCGAAGAATACGGCATGTTTGATGAGAATATGTCCATGGAAGAACTCATCCAAAAGTTGAAAGAAGCGGGAATCATCGAGGAAGTGAACAGCAATTTCGAGCTGACAACAAAGGGTATACAGAAAATACGACAAGATGCTCTGAAAGAAATCTTCTCTTCACTGAAGAAGAATCCGATGGGTAATCATGAAACACCTAATACCGGCAACGGCGTTGAACGATTGAGCGAAACAAAAAAATGGACATTCGGAGATATGCCGACGAATATCGACCTTACTGCCACAATCACCAATGCCCTGAAACGTGACGGCATCGACGACTTCAATCTTCAGGAAGATGATCTTGAAGTGTACGAAACAGAAAGTCTCGCATCGTGCGCCACGGTACTGATGATCGATATTTCACACAGCATGATCTTATACGGCGAAGATCGGATCACTCCGGCAAAACAAGTTGCCCTGGCGTTGGCTGAACTGATTCAAACAAAATTTCCGAAAGATTTTCTTGCGTGCGTTACCTTTGGCGACGACGCCAGCCTGATCAGTCTGGCGGAGATTCCTTTCTTACAGGTGGGGCCGTTTCATACAAACACCCGGTCGGGATTGCAGATGGCGCGCAACCTGCTCCGAAAATGCGGTAATGTAAACAAACAGATCTTCATGATCACGGATGGGAAACCTTCTGCAATGTTCGACGATTCAGGGCGATTGTATAAAAATTCATTCGGTTTGGATCCAAAGATTGTCAATAAAACATTGGATGAAGCGGTTCAATGCCGTCGCGAAAAGATTACTATCAGCACGTTTATGATCGCGCAAGATCCTTACCTGATCAATTTCGTTGAGGAATTGACCAAAGCAAACAAGGGGCGCGCTTATTATTCTTCTCTGAACAACCTCGGGGAGTTTCTCTTCGTAGATTATATCCGTAACCGGAGAAAAAAATTCTAA